From a single Nicotiana tomentosiformis chromosome 2, ASM39032v3, whole genome shotgun sequence genomic region:
- the LOC108946753 gene encoding uncharacterized protein yields MGGSSNNNDSNSSSSSSSSSEELQSHDLEAHMQLCMQAFQMNNYVLQCLHDQNNDAIRVGSVPGHVVIKRDRESADNNLFLDYFSENPRYNDRQFRRRYRMSRNLFIQIVDEVKAHDMYFVQRADAMGRFGLSTLQKITDVFRMLVYGLPADATDEYVKIGESTAIESLKRFCRAVVEVFGEQYLRSPTPNDVERLLHIGEQRGFPGMLGSLDCMHWKWKNYPTTWAGQYAYRS; encoded by the coding sequence ATGGGAGGTTCATCTAATAATAATGATTCAAATTCCTCTTCATCATCGTCATCGTCTTCAGAAGAATTACAGTCACATGATCTTGAAGCTCACATGCAATTGTGCATGCAAGCATTTCAGATGAACAATTATGTGTTGCAGTGTTTGCACGATCAAAATAATGATGCTATCAGAGTTGGCTCTGTTCCTGGTCATGTGGTAATTAAGCGAGATCGTGAAAGTGCTGATAATAATTTATTTCTGGATTATTTTTCAGAAAATCCACGCTATAATGATCGTCAGTTTCGTCGTAGATATCGGATGTCCCGTAATTTGTTCATCCAAATAGTTGATGAAGTTAAAGCTCATGATATGTACTTTGTACAACGCGCCGATGCTATGGGTAGATTTGGATTATCTACTCTACAAAAAATTACAGACGTGTTTAGAATGCTGGTATACGGTTTGCCAGCGGATGCCACTGATGAATATGTGAAAATTGGAGAGTCGACTGCAATTGAGAGCCTGAAGAGATTTTGCCGAGCTGTCGTAGAGGTTTTTGGCGAGCAGTATTTAAGATCACCAACACCTAACGATGTTGAAAGGCTTCTGCACATCGGTGAACAGCGTGGCTTTCCAGGAATGCTAGGCAGTCTAGACTGCATGCATTGGAAATGGAAAAATTATCCAACAACATGGGCTGGACAATATGCATATCGTAGTTAA
- the LOC138904572 gene encoding uncharacterized protein, giving the protein MKGDESIQDIHTRFTSIINELHSLGEIIPRNKLVRKILSVLPGSWESKVNAIAEAKDLQKLTIDELIDNLKTYEMKKKKDHERKEPKMEKNLVLKTDNNESSGEDVDMAYLTKRFQKMVSRN; this is encoded by the coding sequence ATGAAAGGcgatgagtccattcaggacataCACACTCGATTCACCTCTATCATCAACGAGCTCCATTCTCTGGGAGAAATCATTCCAAGGAACAAACTTGTCAGGAAAATACTCAGCGTATTACCTGGTTCCTGGGAAAGCAAAGTAAATGCTATCGCGGAGGCAAAGGATCTACAAAAgctgaccattgatgaactcattgataatttaaaaacttatgaaatgaagaagaaaaaggatcATGAGAGAAAAGAGCCCAAAATggagaagaacctggttctcaagacagacaacaatgaatcaagtggtgaggatgttgatatggcttacttgacaaaGAGATTTCAGAAGATGGTCAGCAGAAATTGA
- the LOC138904573 gene encoding uncharacterized mitochondrial protein AtMg00820-like: protein MSNWKHKSSHPLQNMIIHLDLGIQTRSKSRNSLAFSGFLSQVEPKNIKEALKDADWITAMQDELHQFERNNVWHLVPRPVDRTIIGTRWVFRNKLDEFGNTTKNKARLVIQSYIQEEGIDYDETFAQVTRMEAIRILIAFASHMEFKLFQMDVKSAFLNGFLKE from the coding sequence ATGtctaactggaagcacaaaagctCACACCCTCTTCAAAATATGATCATTCATCTTGACTTAGGGATTCAAACTAGATCAAAGTCAAGAAACTCACTTGCCTTCTCAGGTTTTCTCTCTCAAGttgagcccaaaaatatcaaggaagcattgaaagatgctgactggattactgctatgcaagatgaactccatcaatttgagaggaacaacGTATGGCACCTGGTTCCTCGACCTGTTGACAGAACTATTATAGGAACCAGATGGGTatttagaaacaaacttgatgagtttgggaATACAACAAAGAACAAGGCAAGGCTAGTAATTCAAAGCTACATTCAAGAAGAAgggattgactatgatgaaacttttgctcAAGTTACTCGAATGGAGGCCATCAGAATCCTCATTgcttttgcatctcatatggaattcaaattgttccaaatggatgtcaaaagtgcatttttgAATGGCTTTCTAAAAGAATAA